One window of the Trifolium pratense cultivar HEN17-A07 linkage group LG2, ARS_RC_1.1, whole genome shotgun sequence genome contains the following:
- the LOC123910092 gene encoding uncharacterized protein LOC123910092, which produces MSLIHLLRSQTRRHLSSLSSSNTPSVYQCFRSSTCGQPISSNPLFKTLNNVNPTFKTSSRIASTQIRWASKAAATEEDKISIGPTNGRGQSEEEDKETGIFYYGPISSTIKKVKLLSLSTCCLSVSLGPVITFMTSPDSNVILKGAVASSVIFFSASTTAILHWFVSPYVHKLRWQPGSDSFEVEMLSWLATHIPKTIKFSDIRPPNTNRPYVTFKANGNFYFVDEEHCHNKALLARLTPQKETHDSAFKNL; this is translated from the coding sequence TGTACCAGTGTTTTAGGTCCTCCACATGCGGACAGCCGATTAGTTCTAATCCATTATTCAAAACACTGAACAATGTGAATCCAACATTCAAGACTTCTTCCCGAATTGCTTCCACTCAAATAAGATGGGCATCTAAAGCCGCGGCAACAGAGGAAGACAAGATTAGCATTGGACCTACCAATGGAAGAGGACAATCTGAGGAAGAAGACAAGGAAACCGGAATTTTCTACTATGGCCCGATCTCAAGTAccataaaaaaagtaaaacttcTGTCTCTCTCGACTTGCTGCCTCTCAGTATCACTTGGCCCGGTCATAACCTTTATGACATCCCCTGACAGTAATGTCATCCTAAAAGGTGCAGTCGCATCATCAGTGATATTCTTTAGTGCTTCTACAACCGCCATCCTTCACTGGTTCGTCAGCCCATATGTTCACAAACTCAGGTGGCAACCCGGTTCGGACAGCTTCGAGGTGGAGATGTTGTCATGGCTGGCAACACATATTCCAAAGACTATCAAGTTTTCGGATATTCGTCCACCAAACACCAATAGGCCTTATGTGACATTTAAGGCTAATGGAAATTTCTATTTTGTCGACGAAGAACACTGTCACAATAAGGCACTTCTTGCTAGACTCACCCCACAAAAGGAAACTCATGATTCTGCTTTCAAGAACTTGTGA